The following coding sequences lie in one Rutidosis leptorrhynchoides isolate AG116_Rl617_1_P2 chromosome 4, CSIRO_AGI_Rlap_v1, whole genome shotgun sequence genomic window:
- the LOC139845435 gene encoding uncharacterized protein isoform X2, producing MASATRSAIISGARTITSKSGLISRTLTPKSVPISSFQSSTKSLHRSASRVVAALASVESMMPLHSAIASARLTSSIAVDSSCWSWLSQDFGLPR from the exons ATGGCTTCAGCAACCAGATCAGCAATCATCTCCGGTGCGAGAACAATTACATCTAAATCAGGTCTAATCTCACGAACCCTAACCCCCAAATCCGTGCCTATTTCTTCTTTTCAGTCATCGACAAAATCACTCCATCGCTCAGCTTCAAG AGTTGTTGCTGCATTGGCAAGTGTTGAATCAATGATGCCTCTTCACAGTGCAATTGCATCAGCTCGTCTTACGTCAAGTATTGCTGTTGATTCCTCTTGTTGGAGCTGGCTTTCacaag
- the LOC139845435 gene encoding uncharacterized protein isoform X1 translates to MASATRSAIISGARTITSKSGLISRTLTPKSVPISSFQSSTKSLHRSASRVVAALASVESMMPLHSAIASARLTSSIAVDSSCWSWLSQGFASSL, encoded by the exons ATGGCTTCAGCAACCAGATCAGCAATCATCTCCGGTGCGAGAACAATTACATCTAAATCAGGTCTAATCTCACGAACCCTAACCCCCAAATCCGTGCCTATTTCTTCTTTTCAGTCATCGACAAAATCACTCCATCGCTCAGCTTCAAG AGTTGTTGCTGCATTGGCAAGTGTTGAATCAATGATGCCTCTTCACAGTGCAATTGCATCAGCTCGTCTTACGTCAAGTATTGCTGTTGATTCCTCTTGTTGGAGCTGGCTTTCacaag GTTTTGCATCGTCGTTGTGA
- the LOC139842804 gene encoding probable LRR receptor-like serine/threonine-protein kinase At2g16250: protein MTICVSLIALLLLSLLLSGTALQQQQQSLQSGSLNSRVERAALFQLRSTLGVRTKQWPIKTDPCLTWTGIVCSENGTVTEINISGFKRTNTGSQTPRFSVDSLANFTQLVSFNASGFLLPGSIPDWLGIQVKTLKFLDLRFCEITGGVPYSIGNLTNLSELYLSGNNLMGSIPSSLGMLSRLMVLDLSINSLTGSIPSSFGNLLNLHYLNLSRNSFSSFVPSQLGSLASLVVIDLSFNAFSGRLPKSLGNLRNLSIMMINDNNFTGELPYALWSLPGLRFFDASYNSFLGSLPNISLNANVTRATFNLSHNMFYGVLTNVVRSFSFVDLSYNYFQGKLPDCTRDVAILDRNCFRSCSNQRKLKECALFYSRKGLLFDNFGLTTLRDRKSKHIMIILVVAVFGSLGFTILLATLVILLIVCSRKKRRTSQTGTGVEPAEGYGEMFAYEKIVAATGGFNESNFIRNGHSGDIFMGVLGLGTCIIVKRFDLQSGKNTYTVESDIFSKISHHRFVPLLGHCLEKEKGEFLIYKYMPNGDLSSSLYKNNGSDDDILKSLDWITRLKIAVGAAEGLSYLHHECSPPIVHRDVQASSILLDNKYEVQLGSLSDACTPEGDRNSKRITRLLRLSQTSDQSVSGIATATCAYDVYCFGKVLLELVTGIIGISASNDSTTKDLLEGILSSISTYDKELVTDIMDPTLVVDEDLLEEVWAMAIIAKSCLHPKPSKRPLMRFVLKALENPLKVVREKTTNSTELRASSSNKCSCGGASWRHSLPRQVGGSQLQDSVDRCLSTIKHSKDVFREPLVVQDEERLNED from the exons ATGACAATCTGTGTAAGTTTGATCGCACTGTTATTACTATCGTTACTGCTTTCTGGAACTGCattgcaacagcaacaacaatcactGCAATCTGGTTCACTGAATTCACGTGTAGAACGGGCGGCTCTGTTTCAGCTTAGGTCAACATTAGGGGTAAGAACAAAACAATGGCCTATTAAAACTGATCCGTGCTTAACTTGGACTGGTATTGTATGTAGTGAAAATGGTACTGTTACTGAAATTAATATTTCAGGTTTTAAAAGAACTAATACTGGTAGTCAAACCCCTAGGTTTTCGGTCGATTCGCTTGCGAATTTTACGCAATTGGTTTCGTTTAATGCTTCAGGGTTTTTACTTCCTGGTTCGATTCCGGATTGGTTAGGGATTCAAGTGAAAACTCTTAAGTTTCTTGATCTCAGGTTTTGTGAAATCACTGGTGGTGTTCCTTACAGTATTGGGAATTTGACTAATCTCAGTGAATTGTATCTATCTGGTAACAATCTTATGGGCAGTATTCCGTCAAGTTTAGGGATGCTATCGCGCCTTATGGTTCTCGATCTCTCGATTAATTCGCTGACTGGTTCAATTCCGTCTTCTTTTGGGAACCTGTTGAACTTACATTATTTGAATCTTTCTAGAAATAGTTTTTCCTCTTTTGTTCCTTCTCAACTTGGTAGTCTTGCTAGTTTAGTTGTTATTGATCTGAGTTTCAATGCGTTTTCTGGACGTTTACCTAAAAGTTTAGGGAATTTAAGGAACTTGAGCATAATgatgattaatgataataacttcACTGGTGAGCTTCCTTATGCATTGTGGTCACTACCTGGTTTGAGGTTTTTCGATGCATCTTATAATAGTTTTCTAGGATCTCTCCCGAATATTAGTTTGAATGCTAACGTGACCAGGGCGACGTTTAATCTCTCGCATAATATGTTTTACGGGGTGCTGACAAATGTAGTTAGGAGTTTTAGTTTTGTGGATTTATCTTACAATTACTTTCAAGGGAAACTACCTGATTGCACGCGTGATGTTGCAATTCTGGATAGAAATTGCTTTAGAAGCTGTTCAAATCAGAGAAAGTTAAAAGAATGTGCATTATTTTACTCTAGAAAAGGGTTACTGTTTGATAATTTTGGACTTACTACATTAAGGGATCGTAAAAGCAAACATATAATGATCATACTGGTGGTAGCTGTTTTTGGGAGTTTAGGGTTCACTATCCTCTTAGCGACATTGGTTATATTACTGATTGTATGCAGTCGTAAGAAACGAAGAACAAGTCAAACAGGAACTGGTGTGGAACCTGCTGAAGGATATGGTGAAATGTTTGCATACGAGAAGATTGTGGCGGCCACTGGTGGCTTCAATGAATCCAATTTTATTAGAAATGGCCATTCAGGGGATATTTTTATGGGCGTTTTGGGTCTAGGGACTTGTATAATCGTTAAAAGATTCGACCTGCAGTCGGGAAAAAACACATACACGGTAGAATCAGATATATTTAGTAAGATTTCTCATCACCGATTTGTTCCTCTATTGGGACATTGCTTGGAGAAAGAGAAAGGAGAGTTTCTGATTTACAAATATATGCCAAACGGGGATTTGTCAAGTTCATTGTACAAGAATAATGGTTCGGATGATGATATTTTAAAGTCGTTGGATTGGATCACGAGGTTGAAAATTGCAGTTGGAGCTGCGGAGGGTCTATCATATCTGCATCATGAATGTTCTCCGCCCATTGTTCATAG AGATGTTCAAGCTAGTAGTATTCTTCTTGATAATAAATATGAAGTGCAGTTAGGAAGTCTAAGCGATGCGTGTACCCCAGAAGGCGATCGTAATTCAAAGAGGATCACAAGGTTGCTACGATTATCCCA GACATCAGATCAGAGTGTTTCTG GCATAGCTACGGCTACATGTGCATACGATGTTTACTGCTTTGGAAAAGTATTGCTCGAGCTCGTAACTGGTATAATTGGTATTAGTGCGTCGAATGACTCAACCACAAAAGATTTATTAGAAGGCATCCTTTCATCTATCAGTACATACGATAAAGAACTTGTGACAGACATAATGGATCCAACGCTGGTAGTAGATGAGGATTTATTAGAGGAAGTATGGGCTATGGCTATAATTGCTAAATCTTGCCTTCATCCAAAACCGTCAAAGAGACCACTAATGAGATTCGTACTCAAAGCTTTGGAAAATCCTTTAAAAGTTGTTCGTGAAAAGACTACGAACTCCACCGAACTACGAGCGAGTTCCTCCAATAAGTGTTCTTGTGGTGGTGCCAGCTGGCGGCATAGTTTGCCACGACAGGTGGGAGGATCTCAGTTGCAGGACAGTGTGGATCGTTGCTTGTCTACTATTAAGCATTCGAAGGATGTATTTCGTGAACCGTTGGTTGTGCAAGATGAAGAAAGATTAAACGAGGATTAG